In the Solanum pennellii chromosome 5, SPENNV200 genome, one interval contains:
- the LOC107020784 gene encoding GATA transcription factor 8-like yields the protein MGSNVVDEIDCGSFFDHIDDLIDFPLENENVGLSSTDCKDFPSIWNDPLPDSDSLFSGSHRNSASDLSAELSVPYEDIVQLEWLSTFVEDSFSGGGLTLGKENIPVEKEPSSQGKFQTSSPVSVLESSSSSSSSFSSSGEKTLPLSPCHRGPQRARTKRPRPTTFNPFPVFVAPVVPTESENFAESPMKKILKPAEPEQKKKKKIKFSIPLAPVETNQNPVAQQAVRKCQHCEITKTPQWRAGPMGPKTLCNACGVRYKSGRLFPEYRPAASPTFVPALHSNSHKKVLEMRTTIVPDNDIIARTSSPAIANQPEFNPSNVSVEEEHK from the exons ATGGGGTCAAATGTGGTAGATGAGATAGATTGTGGCAGCTTCTTTGACCACATAGATGATTTGATTGATTTCCCTCTTGAGAATGAGAATGTTGGCCTTAGTTCTACTGATTGCAAAGATTTTCCAAGCATTTGGAATGACCCCTTACCGGATTCCGACTCCCTTTTCTCTGGCAGCCACCGGAATTCTGCCTCCGACCTCTCGGCTGAGCTCTCAGTTCCG TATGAGGATATTGTCCAGCTTGAATGGCTTTCAACATTTGTGGAGGATTCTTTCTCCGGCGGGGGATTGACTCTCGGGAAAGAAAACATTCCTGTTGAGAAAGAGCCGTCATCCCAAGGCAAGTTCCAGACTTCAAGTCCTGTGTCTGTGCTTGAAAGCAGCAGCAGTAGCAGCTCGTCATTTTCCAGCTCGGGGGAAAAAACTTTACCCCTTAGTCCATGCCACCGTGGTCCACAACGTGCTCGGACCAAGCGTCCTCGCCCAACAACTTTTAATCCCTTTCCAGTATTTGTTGCTCCAGTTGTTCCAACAGAATCAGAGAATTTCGCGGAGTCTCCCATGAAGAAGATTCTGAAACCGGCTGAACCagaacagaaaaagaaaaagaagatcaaATTCTCTATTCCTCTAGCTCCGGTCGAGACAAATCAGAATCCAGTGGCACAACAAGCAGTTAGGAAATGCCAGCATTGCGAGATAACAAAGACTCCTCAATGGAGGGCTGGTCCAATGGGACCAAAAACTCTCTGCAACGCCTGTGGTGTTCGTTACAAGTCAGGACGACTCTTCCCTGAATACAGGCCAGCTGCAAGTCCTACATTTGTTCCAGCATTGCACTCAAACTCTCACAAGAAGGTTCTTGAAATGAGAACCACCATCGTCCCAGACAACGACATCATAGCCAGGACCTCATCACCAGCAATAGCCAACCAACCGGAGTTCAATCCGAGCAACGTGTCGGTTGAGGAGGAGCACAAGTGA
- the LOC107018547 gene encoding mRNA-decapping enzyme subunit 2 isoform X1, translated as MSGLNRSSSAPSKNGLPPKELIDDLCSRFILNVPKEDQQSFERILFLVECAHWFYEDNTVDNNPSLKSITLKEFTSLMFNNCDVLKPYVPHIDDIFKDFTSYKVRVPVTGAIILDETFERCLLVKGWKGSSWSFPRGKKNKDEEDHSCAVREVLEETGFDVSKLLQKEQYLEMTFGQQRVRLYIIAGVKEDASFAPQTKKEISEIAWQRLDELQPATNEIISRGMTGLKLYMVSPFLSSLRSWISAHQPPVAPRFDRPSRGNAKSNKFVSSTQKLEGNLVAAYDIIQGATFYLQLLHEIQICLKMARYLSKYSLNKVKISYCCTCYNPQQSFKRGKGIV; from the exons ATGTCAGGGCTGAATCGATCTTCTAGCGCTCCATCGAAAAATGGGCTTCCTCCGAAGGAACTAATTGACGATCTTTGCAG TCGGTTTATTTTGAACGTGCCAAAAGAAGATCAGCAATCATTTGAGAGGATTTTGTTTCTTGTGGAGTGCGCACATTGGTTTTATGAAGACAATACTGTGGACAACAATCCGTCATTGAAGTCTATAACCCTCAAGGAATTTACATCCTTAA TGTTTAACAATTGTGATGTTTTAAAACCATATGTTCCTCACATAGATGACATATTCAAGGACTTCACCTCTTACAAGGTTCGAGTTCCTGTAACTGGGGCCATCAtccttgatgagacttttgagCGG TGCTTGCTAGTAAAGGGATGGAAGGGTTCAAGTTGGAGTTTTCCACGTGGGAAAAAGAACAAGGATGAAGAGGACCACTCATGTGCAGTTAGAGAA GTCTTGGAGGAAACAGGATTTGATGTCTCAAAACTTCTTCAGAAAGAGCAATACCTTGAAATGACTTTTGGACAGCAAAGAGTGCGGCTTTACATAATAGCGGGAGTGAAAGAGGATGCATCATTTGCCCCACaaaccaaaaaagaaattagt GAAATTGCATGGCAAAGACTGGATGAACTTCAACCAGCAACTAACGAAATCATATCTCGTGGGATGACTGGACTCAAGCTCTACATGGTTTCTCCATTTTTATC ATCTTTGAGATCTTGGATTTCAGCACATCAGCCTCCTGTAGCTCCTAGATTTGATAGACCTTCAAGAG GAAATGCTAAATCAAACAAGTTTGTCAGTTCAACCCAAAAGCTGGAGGGGAATCTGGTTGCTGCTTATGACATAATACAAGGTGCCACTTTCTATCTACAATTATTACATGAAATTCAAATATGTCTAAAGATGGCAAGATATCTTAGTAAGTACTCTCTTAATAAggtaaaaatatcatattgcTGCACATGTTATAATCCACAACAATCCTTCAAAAGAGGAAAAGGAATAGTTTAG
- the LOC107018547 gene encoding mRNA-decapping enzyme subunit 2 isoform X2, with protein MSGLNRSSSAPSKNGLPPKELIDDLCSRFILNVPKEDQQSFERILFLVECAHWFYEDNTVDNNPSLKSITLKEFTSLMFNNCDVLKPYVPHIDDIFKDFTSYKVRVPVTGAIILDETFERCLLVKGWKGSSWSFPRGKKNKDEEDHSCAVREVLEETGFDVSKLLQKEQYLEMTFGQQRVRLYIIAGVKEDASFAPQTKKEISEIAWQRLDELQPATNEIISRGMTGLKLYMVSPFLSSLRSWISAHQPPVAPRFDRPSRGLSVWNAKNSSTGSSSVLAEIQLNKPAVDARPQDTGPGKSFRNFRFDTASIYRAMEAGFSS; from the exons ATGTCAGGGCTGAATCGATCTTCTAGCGCTCCATCGAAAAATGGGCTTCCTCCGAAGGAACTAATTGACGATCTTTGCAG TCGGTTTATTTTGAACGTGCCAAAAGAAGATCAGCAATCATTTGAGAGGATTTTGTTTCTTGTGGAGTGCGCACATTGGTTTTATGAAGACAATACTGTGGACAACAATCCGTCATTGAAGTCTATAACCCTCAAGGAATTTACATCCTTAA TGTTTAACAATTGTGATGTTTTAAAACCATATGTTCCTCACATAGATGACATATTCAAGGACTTCACCTCTTACAAGGTTCGAGTTCCTGTAACTGGGGCCATCAtccttgatgagacttttgagCGG TGCTTGCTAGTAAAGGGATGGAAGGGTTCAAGTTGGAGTTTTCCACGTGGGAAAAAGAACAAGGATGAAGAGGACCACTCATGTGCAGTTAGAGAA GTCTTGGAGGAAACAGGATTTGATGTCTCAAAACTTCTTCAGAAAGAGCAATACCTTGAAATGACTTTTGGACAGCAAAGAGTGCGGCTTTACATAATAGCGGGAGTGAAAGAGGATGCATCATTTGCCCCACaaaccaaaaaagaaattagt GAAATTGCATGGCAAAGACTGGATGAACTTCAACCAGCAACTAACGAAATCATATCTCGTGGGATGACTGGACTCAAGCTCTACATGGTTTCTCCATTTTTATC ATCTTTGAGATCTTGGATTTCAGCACATCAGCCTCCTGTAGCTCCTAGATTTGATAGACCTTCAAGAG GATTAAGTGTGTGGAATGCAAAAAATAGTTCCACCGGAAGCAGCTCAGTTTTAGCTGAGATTCAATTGAACAAACCTGCAGTTGATGCACGTCCCCAGGACACAGGTCCTGGCAAAAGCTTCAGAAACTTCCGGTTTGACACTGCTTCAATATATCGTGcaatggaagctggcttctctTCTTGA